From a single Okeanomitos corallinicola TIOX110 genomic region:
- a CDS encoding CheR family methyltransferase produces MITPEKNPDFEQLLTYIRKNRGFDFTGYKRSTLIRRVNKRIQYLEIESVKTYLEYLDYLEVYPGEFHHLFNTILINVTEFFRDNTAWESLGKQIIPNIINGKKSDEQIRIWCAGCASGEEAYTLAIITCEALGIEDFRQRVKIYATDVDEEALNQARQATYSRKDIELIPGELRDKYFDLTGNYYVFRQDLRRCIIFGRHDLLQDAPISRLDLLVCRNTLMYFHAEAQGRIMSRFHFALNDHGYLFLGKAEMLLMYSNLFTSVDLKNRIFAKLSSPNLRNRLLFMPNSANHESSGSLSHLMRLKELAFDLGSVARIVIDTNGLLVIINEAARNLFNLLNTDLERPFYELELSYRPIELRSLIERVCKERRSVNIKNVERYVSESENQYLDVQIVPIQDNNLSLLGVSIDFNDVSRYVRLEEALESSQKELETTNEELQSTNEELETTNEELQSTNEELETTNEELQSTNQELETMNEELQSTNEELQTINYELSKRTLELKRKNIFITSILKNMLTGIVVIDKNFNILIWNHLVEDLWGLRYDEVLNKSLFSLDISLPLEKLRSPILDIISAKTDLQEMIIETTNRRGQQIKCYIALTPLIEKSIEGVVLVMADIEQVESMISVEKMAERKQNQ; encoded by the coding sequence ATGATTACCCCAGAAAAAAACCCTGATTTTGAACAATTACTTACTTATATTAGAAAAAATCGTGGTTTCGATTTTACAGGTTATAAGCGGTCAACTTTAATTCGTAGAGTGAATAAGCGTATACAATACCTGGAAATAGAAAGTGTTAAAACTTATCTAGAGTATTTAGATTATTTAGAAGTTTATCCCGGTGAATTTCATCATTTGTTCAATACTATTTTGATTAATGTCACTGAATTTTTTCGGGATAATACGGCTTGGGAATCCCTGGGTAAGCAAATTATACCTAATATTATTAATGGGAAAAAAAGTGATGAGCAAATTCGCATTTGGTGTGCTGGTTGTGCATCTGGTGAAGAGGCTTATACTTTAGCAATTATAACCTGTGAAGCTCTGGGAATTGAGGATTTTCGTCAACGAGTGAAAATTTATGCTACAGATGTGGATGAAGAAGCTCTTAACCAAGCTCGTCAAGCTACATATTCTAGAAAAGACATTGAACTTATACCAGGAGAATTAAGGGATAAATATTTTGATTTAACTGGAAATTATTATGTATTTCGTCAAGATTTGCGTCGTTGTATAATTTTTGGTCGTCATGATTTACTTCAGGATGCACCAATTTCTCGGTTAGATTTGTTAGTTTGTCGGAATACGTTGATGTATTTCCATGCAGAAGCTCAAGGGCGAATTATGAGCCGTTTTCATTTTGCTTTGAATGATCATGGTTATCTGTTTTTAGGTAAGGCAGAAATGTTATTGATGTATTCTAATTTGTTTACATCTGTAGATTTAAAAAATAGAATATTTGCCAAGTTATCATCCCCAAATCTACGTAACCGTTTATTATTTATGCCCAATTCAGCTAATCATGAATCTAGTGGGAGTTTATCGCATCTGATGCGACTGAAAGAATTAGCTTTTGATCTTGGTTCAGTTGCCAGAATAGTAATTGATACAAATGGTTTATTAGTGATAATTAACGAAGCAGCCCGTAATTTATTCAATTTATTAAATACTGATTTAGAGCGTCCTTTTTATGAGTTAGAACTTTCCTATCGCCCCATAGAATTGCGATCGCTGATTGAAAGAGTTTGTAAAGAACGCCGTTCTGTTAATATTAAGAATGTAGAACGCTATGTTTCTGAGTCAGAAAATCAATATTTAGATGTGCAAATTGTACCCATCCAAGATAATAATTTAAGTCTGTTGGGTGTGAGTATTGATTTTAATGATGTCAGTCGTTATGTAAGATTAGAAGAAGCACTGGAATCTTCCCAAAAAGAATTAGAAACTACAAATGAAGAACTCCAGTCTACCAATGAAGAATTAGAAACTACAAATGAAGAACTCCAGTCTACCAATGAAGAATTAGAAACTACAAATGAAGAACTCCAGTCTACTAATCAAGAACTGGAAACTATGAATGAAGAACTCCAGTCTACTAATGAAGAATTACAAACCATAAATTATGAATTGAGTAAACGGACTTTAGAACTGAAGCGTAAAAACATTTTTATTACCTCTATTCTTAAAAATATGCTCACAGGAATAGTAGTGATTGACAAAAACTTTAATATTTTAATTTGGAATCATTTAGTAGAAGATTTATGGGGATTAAGATATGATGAGGTGTTGAATAAATCTTTGTTTAGTTTAGATATTAGTCTGCCTCTAGAAAAGTTGCGATCGCCTATTCTTGATATCATATCTGCTAAAACAGATTTACAAGAGATGATTATCGAAACAACAAATCGCCGAGGCCAGCAAATCAAATGTTATATTGCTCTGACTCCTTTAATTGAAAAATCAATAGAAGGAGTAGTTTTAGTTATGGCAGATATAGAGCAGGTGGAAAGCATGATTTCTGTGGAAAAAATGGCAGAAAGAAAACAAAATCAGTAA
- a CDS encoding polyphosphate kinase 2 family protein: protein MNHDPFIVYPGVKISLQDDYNPSYKAEFHEKADARKKLKAGIKELANYQDVLYAQNTYALLIIFQAMDAAGKDSTIKHVMSGINPQGCQVFSFKSPSDEELDHDYLWRSMKALPERGRIGIFNRSYYEELLIVRVHREILEKQQLPYIPSGDKIWQQRFEEINNFEKYLVNNGIVILKFFLNVSKQEQKQRFLERIESPEKNWKFSASDVRERGFWNDYMMAYNQIFNNTSTEYAPWYIIPADRKWFTRLVVSDIICNKLKALNLQYPSLSEEDKQRLVEAKKILETEI, encoded by the coding sequence ATGAATCATGATCCTTTTATTGTTTATCCTGGGGTGAAAATTTCTTTACAGGATGATTATAACCCCAGTTATAAAGCTGAATTTCATGAAAAAGCCGATGCGAGAAAAAAACTCAAGGCAGGGATTAAAGAACTAGCTAATTATCAAGATGTTCTCTATGCTCAAAATACCTATGCTTTATTAATAATTTTTCAAGCCATGGATGCTGCTGGTAAAGATAGTACCATTAAGCACGTCATGTCTGGAATTAATCCCCAAGGATGCCAAGTTTTTAGTTTTAAATCTCCCAGTGATGAAGAACTAGATCATGATTATTTATGGCGGTCAATGAAGGCTTTACCAGAACGGGGGAGAATTGGTATATTTAACCGCTCATATTATGAGGAATTGTTAATAGTTAGGGTACATCGAGAAATACTAGAAAAACAACAATTGCCCTATATTCCTAGTGGTGATAAAATCTGGCAGCAGCGATTTGAGGAAATTAATAATTTTGAAAAATATTTGGTAAATAATGGAATTGTTATTCTGAAATTTTTTCTCAATGTGTCTAAACAAGAGCAGAAACAACGCTTTTTAGAACGAATTGAATCACCGGAAAAAAATTGGAAATTTTCAGCTAGTGATGTGCGTGAGCGTGGTTTTTGGAATGATTATATGATGGCTTATAATCAAATATTTAATAATACTAGCACTGAATATGCACCTTGGTACATTATTCCAGCAGACCGTAAGTGGTTTACAAGGTTAGTTGTTTCGGATATTATCTGCAATAAATTAAAGGCATTAAATCTCCAATATCCCAGTTTAAGTGAAGAAGATAAGCAACGACTTGTAGAGGCTAAAAAAATTTTAGAAACCGAAATTTGA
- a CDS encoding AAA family ATPase has product MFTSIKIENFRGFKSFELQQLGRINLLVGENNSGKTSILEAVQLLCSRNDLDQLTEIITNRGEDFWDDDGKGEHQLDIRHIFYDHEIKPGSKLSISANNNQEKLNILIAMLPANNTNFRYKETKISEENVSSNNEDFDNLKKLGFIIEWNQNELPPDKFLLYISPDGGLSIDSIMMFRHRKSLSASIIPKTQFVRSSSLTIEKMIDLFDQLVLTPEEKIVAEALNKIDSKIKRIAPISSHKLRYSLGSRGGFLVLLSDGKRVPIGSMGDGIWRILGLALAIVSVKNGYLFVDEIDTGLHFTAMSDMWRMIWDTAKKLNVQVFATTHNSDCWKSLAEIAQQENVTDDGIRIHRIEKDKSKSIVFNESQMVIAAERELEVR; this is encoded by the coding sequence ATGTTTACAAGCATAAAAATAGAGAATTTCCGAGGTTTTAAATCTTTTGAACTTCAACAACTAGGTAGAATTAACTTACTGGTTGGTGAAAATAATAGCGGAAAAACTTCTATATTAGAAGCAGTGCAGCTTTTATGTTCACGAAATGATCTTGATCAACTTACGGAAATTATAACTAATCGGGGTGAAGATTTTTGGGATGATGATGGTAAAGGAGAGCATCAACTTGATATTCGTCACATTTTTTATGATCATGAGATAAAACCTGGTAGTAAACTTTCTATATCAGCTAATAATAATCAAGAAAAACTTAATATACTAATAGCAATGCTACCTGCAAATAATACCAATTTTCGTTATAAGGAAACTAAGATTTCCGAAGAAAATGTTAGTTCAAATAATGAAGATTTTGATAATCTTAAAAAACTTGGTTTTATTATTGAATGGAATCAAAATGAGCTACCACCAGACAAGTTTTTATTATACATATCACCTGATGGTGGACTTTCTATTGACTCTATTATGATGTTCCGTCATAGAAAAAGTTTAAGCGCAAGTATAATACCGAAAACACAATTTGTTAGATCATCTTCTTTAACCATAGAGAAAATGATTGATTTATTTGATCAATTAGTCTTAACACCTGAAGAAAAAATTGTAGCCGAAGCATTAAATAAAATAGACTCAAAAATTAAACGTATAGCTCCTATTAGTTCTCACAAATTAAGGTATTCTTTGGGTTCACGCGGTGGTTTTCTTGTCCTTCTTTCTGATGGTAAGCGTGTACCAATTGGCAGTATGGGGGATGGAATTTGGCGAATATTAGGACTTGCACTAGCAATAGTATCAGTAAAAAATGGTTATTTATTTGTAGATGAAATTGACACTGGACTACATTTTACTGCAATGTCTGATATGTGGAGAATGATTTGGGACACAGCGAAAAAATTAAATGTCCAGGTTTTTGCAACTACCCATAATAGCGATTGTTGGAAAAGTTTAGCTGAAATCGCACAACAAGAAAATGTCACTGATGATGGTATTAGGATTCATAGAATTGAAAAAGATAAATCCAAAAGTATAGTTTTCAATGAATCTCAAATGGTCATTGCTGCGGAAAGAGAACTGGAGGTACGTTAG
- the ppsA gene encoding phosphoenolpyruvate synthase codes for MLEIRNNNQANNSPATKEAALVLPFNVVGIADIAFVGGKNASLGEMIQQLQSKGVKVPTGFATTAYAYRHFITNAGLETRLRKIFANLDVEDVENLRQCAKQARSLMLETPFPLELQEAIARSYQALCQEYGEDTDVAVRSSATAEDLPDASFAGQQETYLNVHGLKGVLESCHKCFASIFTDRAISYRQLRGFDHFEVALSVGVQKMVRSDLACAGVMFSIDTETGFKDAALITAAYGLGETVVQGAVNPDEYLVFKPTLKQGCQPILQKRLGTKEIKMVYDLGGTKLTKNVSVLPGERKQFALNNDEILQLANWACIIEDHYSQVRGINTPMDIEWAKDGRTGELFIVQARPETVQSQKSKTVLKSYHLQEKSEILLTGRSVGEMIGQGKARVILDVHQINLFQAGEVLVTNRTDPDWEPIMKKASAIVTNSGGRTCHAAIIAREMGIPAIVGCGNGTTTLQPGQEITVSCAEGETGKVYAGLLNFEIQELPLDNLPRTRTKIMMNVGNPEEALGLTAIPNDGVGLARMEFIIANHIKVHPLALLHFEELEDELAKYKIAELTNQYEDKAEFFVGKLAQGIGTIAAAFYPKPVIVRLSDFKSNEYANLLGGRQFEPKEENPMIGWRGASRYYDPRYREGFALECEAMKRVREEMGLTNIILMIPFCRTPEEGKRVLAEMAKNGLVKGENGLQVYVMCELPSNVLLADEFSQVFDGFSIGSNDLTQLTLGLDRDSELVAHLFDERNEAVKRTIAKAIATVQEYNLKIGICGQAPSDYPEFARFLVELGIDSISLNPDSVIKTMLEIAAAEGIK; via the coding sequence ATGCTGGAAATAAGAAATAATAATCAAGCAAACAATAGCCCAGCTACCAAAGAAGCAGCTTTAGTCCTACCTTTTAATGTTGTTGGTATTGCAGATATAGCCTTTGTGGGTGGAAAAAATGCCTCCTTGGGAGAGATGATACAACAGTTACAATCCAAGGGGGTAAAAGTTCCCACTGGTTTTGCAACTACGGCTTATGCTTATAGACACTTCATCACTAATGCAGGTTTAGAAACTAGACTCAGAAAGATTTTTGCAAATTTAGATGTAGAAGATGTTGAGAACTTGCGACAATGCGCTAAACAAGCTAGATCATTAATGCTGGAAACACCATTTCCCTTAGAATTACAGGAGGCGATCGCTAGATCCTATCAAGCTTTATGTCAAGAATATGGTGAAGATACAGACGTTGCAGTTCGTTCCAGTGCAACTGCAGAAGACTTACCCGATGCGAGTTTTGCCGGACAACAAGAAACCTACCTCAACGTTCACGGACTCAAAGGCGTTTTAGAATCTTGTCATAAATGCTTTGCTTCCATTTTTACAGATCGTGCTATTTCCTACCGACAACTGAGAGGTTTCGATCATTTTGAAGTTGCACTGTCAGTAGGTGTGCAAAAAATGGTACGTTCCGACCTAGCTTGTGCTGGTGTCATGTTCTCCATTGACACCGAAACCGGTTTTAAAGATGCAGCCTTAATTACAGCAGCCTATGGTTTAGGTGAAACCGTCGTTCAAGGTGCTGTAAATCCCGATGAATACTTAGTATTTAAACCTACCTTAAAACAAGGCTGTCAACCCATTCTTCAAAAACGTTTGGGAACAAAAGAAATTAAAATGGTCTATGACTTAGGTGGCACAAAATTAACAAAAAATGTCTCTGTCCTCCCCGGAGAACGTAAACAATTTGCCCTTAATAATGATGAAATTTTACAACTAGCAAACTGGGCTTGCATCATTGAAGACCATTATTCTCAAGTCCGGGGTATAAACACACCAATGGATATTGAATGGGCAAAAGATGGAAGAACTGGAGAATTATTTATAGTTCAAGCTAGACCAGAAACAGTACAATCTCAAAAATCTAAAACTGTCCTGAAAAGTTATCACCTGCAAGAAAAAAGCGAAATTCTTTTAACAGGTCGTAGCGTTGGGGAAATGATTGGCCAAGGTAAAGCTAGAGTTATTCTTGATGTCCATCAAATCAATCTATTTCAAGCAGGAGAAGTATTAGTAACTAACCGCACAGACCCTGACTGGGAACCAATTATGAAAAAAGCCAGTGCCATTGTTACTAACTCCGGCGGTAGGACTTGTCACGCGGCAATTATTGCGAGAGAAATGGGAATTCCGGCTATAGTTGGTTGTGGTAATGGGACTACGACATTACAACCTGGACAGGAAATAACTGTGAGTTGTGCTGAAGGTGAAACAGGTAAAGTTTATGCAGGTTTATTAAACTTTGAAATTCAAGAATTACCTTTAGATAATCTACCTCGTACCCGCACTAAAATTATGATGAATGTGGGTAATCCAGAGGAAGCATTAGGTTTAACAGCAATTCCCAACGATGGTGTTGGTTTAGCAAGGATGGAATTTATTATTGCTAACCACATTAAGGTGCATCCCTTAGCATTGTTACATTTTGAAGAATTAGAAGATGAATTAGCAAAATATAAGATTGCCGAATTAACAAACCAATATGAAGATAAAGCCGAATTTTTTGTTGGTAAATTAGCACAAGGTATTGGTACAATTGCCGCCGCATTTTATCCGAAACCTGTCATAGTTCGATTATCTGATTTCAAAAGTAATGAATATGCTAACCTCTTGGGTGGTAGACAATTTGAACCCAAAGAGGAAAACCCGATGATTGGTTGGCGTGGTGCTTCTCGCTACTATGACCCCCGTTACCGTGAAGGTTTTGCCTTAGAATGTGAAGCTATGAAGCGGGTACGGGAGGAAATGGGTTTAACTAATATCATCCTGATGATTCCGTTCTGTCGTACTCCCGAAGAAGGAAAGCGGGTACTTGCAGAGATGGCGAAAAATGGCTTGGTAAAAGGTGAAAATGGTTTGCAAGTCTATGTGATGTGTGAGTTACCCAGTAATGTGCTACTTGCAGATGAGTTCAGTCAAGTTTTTGATGGTTTCTCCATTGGTTCTAATGACTTGACACAGTTGACTTTGGGACTAGATCGAGATTCTGAATTAGTGGCACATTTGTTTGATGAACGCAACGAAGCGGTAAAACGAACAATTGCTAAGGCGATCGCCACTGTTCAAGAATATAATCTCAAAATCGGTATCTGCGGTCAAGCTCCTAGCGATTATCCAGAATTTGCCAGGTTTTTAGTAGAATTGGGTATTGATTCTATTAGTCTTAACCCTGATTCGGTGATTAAGACAATGTTAGAAATAGCCGCCGCTGAAGGAATTAAATAA
- a CDS encoding peroxiredoxin, whose amino-acid sequence MISRRSLISILLASCLSVISWLNFTPTAAALGGKLPAINQPAPDFTLPTNTGDGEIALTDFRGQWVVLYFYPKDFTSGCTIEARRFQQDLPKYLQKNTQIIGVSADDIDSHAEFCDSEGLKFPLLADTNGAVSKAYGSWIGFLSMRHSFIIDPQGVLRDTFVKVNPNIHSAEVLARLEKLQSADS is encoded by the coding sequence ATGATTTCTCGACGCAGTTTGATCAGCATATTACTGGCTAGTTGTTTATCTGTGATTAGTTGGTTAAACTTTACCCCCACAGCTGCGGCTTTGGGTGGTAAATTACCAGCAATTAATCAGCCAGCACCCGATTTTACCTTACCTACTAACACAGGAGATGGTGAAATTGCCCTTACTGATTTTCGTGGTCAGTGGGTGGTTTTATATTTTTATCCCAAAGATTTCACCTCTGGTTGTACTATCGAAGCACGACGTTTTCAACAAGACTTACCTAAATATCTGCAAAAAAATACCCAGATTATTGGTGTCAGTGCCGATGATATTGATTCCCATGCGGAATTTTGCGATTCTGAAGGGTTAAAATTTCCCCTATTAGCTGATACTAATGGCGCAGTTAGTAAAGCTTATGGTTCTTGGATTGGCTTTTTATCCATGCGACACAGTTTTATTATTGATCCTCAAGGGGTTTTACGGGATACTTTTGTCAAAGTGAATCCTAACATTCACAGTGCAGAAGTGTTAGCAAGACTGGAAAAACTACAGTCAGCAGATTCTTAA
- a CDS encoding DUF3226 domain-containing protein, with product MAKNDKPKKLLVEGQDDLRVIPELIEKNGIFWGNKKEEAIISIQECGGYENITYDLIYTELQTRGRTHLGLMVDADDDAFLRWQSIRNACLPNIPNLPETIPENGLIINTPDNQKFGVWIMPNNIIEGMLETFLGYMIPEQGEHLWEYAQEVVREAKNKGAGFKESYIDKAEIYTWLAWQNEPGRQIHQAIKYNILNPKNPKAQVFVKWFKELYDL from the coding sequence ATGGCAAAAAATGATAAACCCAAAAAATTATTAGTTGAAGGTCAAGATGATTTACGAGTGATACCAGAATTAATTGAAAAAAATGGTATTTTTTGGGGTAATAAAAAAGAAGAAGCAATTATATCAATTCAAGAATGTGGAGGTTATGAAAATATTACTTATGATCTCATATATACAGAATTGCAAACTAGAGGACGCACACATTTAGGTTTAATGGTAGATGCTGATGATGATGCTTTTTTACGTTGGCAAAGTATCAGAAATGCTTGTTTACCAAATATTCCTAATCTTCCTGAAACTATACCAGAAAATGGGTTAATTATTAATACACCAGATAATCAAAAATTTGGTGTTTGGATTATGCCAAATAATATCATAGAAGGAATGTTAGAAACATTTTTAGGTTATATGATTCCAGAACAGGGAGAACATCTTTGGGAATATGCACAGGAAGTAGTCAGAGAAGCAAAAAATAAAGGTGCAGGATTCAAAGAATCTTATATTGATAAAGCAGAAATTTACACCTGGTTAGCATGGCAAAATGAACCAGGTAGACAAATACATCAAGCTATCAAATATAATATTTTAAATCCCAAAAATCCCAAAGCACAAGTATTTGTTAAATGGTTTAAAGAGTTATATGATTTGTAA